One Triticum dicoccoides isolate Atlit2015 ecotype Zavitan chromosome 3B, WEW_v2.0, whole genome shotgun sequence genomic window, gggctctgcaggagaaagtatttacgagaacctagagttgttagcaaaatcatttaacccgaatagaagagagatcatatTCCCAGAGTaaggacgaggaataaaagatcctaataccacccaatggcgacgtggaccggcaagccgcacaaccatgttagtaaatcggtttttcaaagactagacacaactttggccaaggagttggaaagggggatcctacaggaagtcggctctgataccaacttgtgacgcccctgattcgatcatacactaatcatacacgcaaatgtgtacgatcaagatcagggactgacgggaagatatcacaacacaactctagacacaaataaaaataatacaagctttatattacaagccaggggcctcgaaggctcgaatacaagctcgatacacaagagtcagcggaagcaacaatatctgagtacaggcatAGGTTAAACAAGGATACCTTAAGAAGGATAGCACAAAATCAACACGATCGaataggcaaggcctcctgcctgggacctcctaactactcctagtcttcggcggcctccatgtagcagtatccgtcggcggtggcatctggctccagggatccaccatctggttgcaacaaccagaaagaagaaagaagggggaaaaggggtagcaaagcaaccgtgagtactcatccaaagtactcgcaagcatcagaactatactaagtatgcactggtatcaaatggaaggttagtatctgtggactgaactacagaatgccaaaatagaggggaaggcctagcctatcaaagactagcatcttcaagcagctccaaacatcttgcagcatgtagaagagaaaagaatagcattttaatattaaacaaacatgttgtagcaacaacgcccagagatccttcctcgactccctgcaagaaagaaatcccggagccacatatccatcacatatctcgagtatccatttctagttatataagatcaggatataagtctgaacacccattaccgtggacacggtattcgaatatatatcttccctgcaggggtgcaccacgttacccaacatgctcgatcactctggctggacacacctttctgggatcaatgcccggcctcggaagatcaacatgtcgcagccctacctaggctcagcagagaggtccccgtcggtctacatcctaagcactccggggtcttgggcccatcgcccgcagcactctgggtcattgcgagcagggtggataccagcaccgcctcagatggccagcatgatccgaccgtgtcgcactgctgaactggacgtctgacaaagcttcgaccGATACTACAATGTCGAGGCccgtaactattctcgcgtggtggttagtgcgtaaaggccagaggccaactcagaacaaatacccaaacctattagtgcattgggggctcgcagaAACGAGTAGAGACTCATgataaggtgaccccgtcgccccgtcgcaTGGACTTATgacaagggcccagactgcccggccgtgccacgtggaaaactcgctggtgctctacgggcccgcccATCTTTCACATCAACTTGCGGGTACCCCtccgggccgacccgacttcaccaatggtctcaagtaaagtcaaggtaaccgtgtgtccaaacatcaaggggaaaacccgaggaatcaccctcggtgaattccactcgatgtaatcatcaaggtgaacgtaagaggaaccaccctcgaggttcacacttgaggggttgcacgatagagccgtatcaggaatggtgaaggaggaaccaccctcgttaaccacgaccaaatagctacactacagagatctcatcaggagtgatgtatgaggtgtcaccctcggcactcgatggtaactctgcaaagtcgagcaacaaaaaggggcgtgatgtgatgtgaggtgtcgggctccggTCATCGATCACATGGATCGAGgcattgatgatgaagcaggggcaacaaggacaaggtgggggtcactgatggatcactaaccaacctatactaagctgtttaggataagcaggtaaggtacaacagcacgttacaaaagcaggctatgcatcagaataggagcaatcaataactgtagtaaaatctaatgcaagcatgagagaatggaatgggcgatatcgggatgatcaaagggagggcttgcctggaagctccgctgaaagggaagagggtcgtcggtgacgtagtcgaacaCATCGGCATCAACAGCGGTCtccgggtctaccggagagaagagggggaagaaacagtaaatacaagcaaacataagcataacaagataataagcggtgctagaggtgttctaacacaGTACTATGCGATATAGGTGAAGAGgggattcaaccgggaatgttttcccggttccaaacctatgtcagacagatgactggagggggaaagttccatgttcagcatgctaggggcatgtgacacatgaacggaccgcgtattcggattcgttggattttactgagcaactttcatatagaaaacattttcatccgagttatgggttattttctatgaattttcaaagattaaaccatttccTAGATTTATTTAAATATTTAAACTTGAATTAACCAAAACAATGAataatgacgtcagcatgatgttagggtgatgtcagcagtcaacaccagctggtcagggtcaaacctgaccaatgggacccacatgtcatacacaTTAGAGCTAACAGTAGTTCATTTTATTTAAATAGAGTTAATTAAGGGGGTGGGCCCCGGGTGTCCGTGGCtgcttaggttaattaaacattttaatttaCACCAAAGTTAATTAGTGGATGGGGCCCGCGTGTCATTGACAAGGGTGCCCAGTCACAAGAGTTGACTGAGTCAACATACTCAATAGGGccccatgggcccacacgtcagcgtcaCAGGGGAAGCCACGCGGTGCCACGTCGGTCACCGGCGATGGAGCGGCTCCTACGACCAAAGCAACGGcggcgcctcgccggagttggccggagccgCGCTACAGGGGGCCTCCGGACCTGCGGCTTGGACCTAAGGGTGCGGCCCGCCGCCGCGCACATGATGGTGACGACGATCGGCGTCGGGGACGACCGGAGCATCGCCGATGGCGAGCGGAGGCAGCAGCGGCGTTCGGGAGCGCGTCGGGAAAAGCCTACGAGGCGGTTAAACGAGCGATGTGACGCGCGTTTGAACGAGGGAAGCCACACACATCCAACGCCGGCGGTCTCGCGTGCTGGGATGGCCTAGAGCTACGGTAGCGCTGATCGGAGCGGCGCCAAAGTTCGGACGTCGATGGATTCGAGCGTTTAGGACACGACAAGGGTGGCGGAGGGGCGCGTTGAGCAGctaggagctccaggagctcggtggTGGTGTTAGCGCGGCACAGGAGCATCAGGGCGACGGCAATGAGCTCAACGGCAGAGCTCGTCTCGGCCATGGCGGGTCCAGCCGCTCCGGGCGCGTACGGGAGCAAAAGAAAGGGGggaggagtgtagctcacagtgagCCTGCAGAtgtgctcagtgggctcgggggaggcGCGAGGTGGTCGAATTCGACACCGGCGTTCGtcagagcagaggaggaagaagaggtcgccGCGCTCGCTGTGGGGCTCCTGGCTTGGTCCGGTGGTCGAGGAAGACGTCACGGGGCACGACGGCGCTCGGGGACTTGTTGGAGAGGGACAGGGACAGTGGTGGCCGCGGTCAGCACGACGGACGGTGCAGGGCGCGTCGGCGAGGCTGATCTGGAGGAGGGGTAGCGAGTGTACGAGGGGATAGGGACTGGCGCGAGTGGGGGGAGGCAGGGCAAGTGGGAGGCGAGGGGGCCGAGGCGTCGGGGcggtggaggccttatcctctcgTAAGGCGTCGCCGACGAGGTGGTTGGATGGCGACGGGCGCGCGCTGTCCCGCCCGGTCGGAGGAACAGGAAGGAGGGGAGGAGCGACCGGGGAGGGGGGCGTGGGCCAGCCTGCtgggatgggccgaggcccatgggaaggccaggggctctcccacccctttGTTATAGCCTTTTTTTATTGCCTCTGTTTtccattttctctttttcttttgcattttctttttgttCCAAATGAGTTTTattttgaacaaaacttggcacataaatctaacacaatatattGAGATGGAACAAAAAGTATGGGGTCAAAAGGAGTTATCTAAccattttagaaattgaaaaggccaattttaATGGCCGCTGGACCAAAATTTATTCCCATGGGCATTTTGGGaattcaaaagaggttggttccaacatgacaaatatcgaGAGATTATTTTCCCACACTTCGAAcactttagttttcatgtttggcaaattagaattttttactttaaatttgagtttgaataggaacagtgatttggatcaagtgaggattagcaacagtaatgtgatgacatggcaccattagcaggggtttactgtagcttaattatccgggcgtcacagtgggtttaataggtgcttcaggaagtccaatcatcataatttttcaatatgttattcaataattcttcagcttgttcaatagttttttccctgaaaacacaaccagcacaactatctaagaagtccctagaagcatcggttagtccattatagaagatatcaagtatttcatttttcttaagaggatgatcaggcaaagcattaagcaattggagaagcctcccacaagcttgtaggagactctcttcttcaatttgcacaaagttaaatatttcctgcaaggtaaCTTGtttcaagagtattgtaccaagctttagcatcacccttcaatgagaaaggaaataacttgagaatatagtaatagcgaatattctcatcatgagcaaaaagggtagctatatcattcaacttagtgagatgtgccacaacacttttagtttcataaccatggaaaggatcggattcaaccaaagtgattaactcgggGTCGACGGAGAATTCATATCCTTATCAgcaataacaataggtgaagtagcaaactcaggatcacatttcattttagcattcaaagatctttctttatacttgcataataatttctctagatcatctctatccttacaagcaagaatatctctagttgcctccgcgCTCATAGTATACCCTtctggtacctttggcaattcatatctaggaggactactTCTAGGAGGTGTTTCAGTagtttcagtttcaagttcatcatcagattcaacaacatcatgttgtcttactctagcaatttgttcatcaagaaattcacctagcggCACAtcttcaagcaaggtactagcatcatcatgagtagaattcatagaagaagtagcatcatcaataacttacgacatatcagaattagtagcatgttgtggagttgcaagtttactttaacaaaaggtgaatctaaagtagaactagatggcagttccttacctcccctcgtcttctagggaaaaatcttagtcttagcatccttcagattcttcatagtgataatatgataataataccaagtgactcaacaaatatagctatgctccccgtcaacggcgccagaaaaaggtcttgatgtcccacaagtataggggatcgcaacaattttcgagggtagagtattcaacccaaatttatagattcgatacaaggggagccaaagaatatttgaaggtattagcagctgagttgtcaattcaaccacacctggagattaattatctgcagcaaagtgattagtagcacagtagtatgatagttttgatgatagcagcagtagtaacggtaacagtaacagtgatagcagtgatattgtagcagtaacgataggagtagcaacagtagtaacttagcaagaacaatataagacaagttcgtaggcattggatcggtgactcgttggatgatattcatcatgagacagttataacctagggcgatacgacactagctctagttcataaatataatgtaggcatgtattctgtaagtagtcatacgtgcttatggaaagaacttgcatggcatattttgtcctaccctcccgtggtagcggggtcctattggaaactaagggatattaatgcttccttttaatagagaagcgaaacaaagcattagcatacggtgaatacatgaactcctcaaactatggtcatcaccgggagtggtcccgatttctgtcactccagggttgccagatcataacatgtagtaggtgactataacttgcaagatcggatctaaaatatGGATATAAAGGTGACAACATAaccggttcagatcttaaatcatggcacccgggcccaaagtgacaagcattaagcatggaaaagtcataggaacatcaatctcagaacatagtggatactagagatcaagctctaacaaaactaactcgattacatgatgaatctcatccaactcctcaccgaccagcgagcctatgaaggaattactcactcccggtgggagcatcatggaattggcgatggagatgtgttggtgatgacgaagatcgaagatccccctctctggagccccaaacggactcgagATCTGCCCTCCcggggaagaacagggcttggcggcggctccgtctcgtgagacacaataattctttctccctaatttttttctagaaatatgggattttatagcgtcggcttggaggtcagcggggccaccaggtgggcagcacccacctgggcgcgcctgggggggctggcgcgccctggtgggttgtgcccacccaggtgcccccctcaggtccatcctggctccaaaaattctcttttattgtataaaagatcctcacaaagtttcgttccattccgagaacttttatttctgcataaaaacaacaccatggtagttctgctaaaaacagcgtgtccggggttagttccattcaaatcatgcaaattagagtcaaaacaagaggaaaagtgttaggaaaagtagatacgttaaaGACGTATCAGGTCTCTGGATGGAAGGGTCAAGGACTCTCTAAGGCGGCAAGAGAGGTCCTGGTTAAATCGGTGCTTCAATCTAGTCCAACTCACACCATGAGCTGTTTTCAACTCACAAAGAAGATGTGTGGGAACCTGAAATCTATCTCTTCGAAATTCTAGTGGGGTGCAGCGAATGGTGAGAGGAAAGTACACTGGATGTcatggaataaaatgtgccatgcaAAGAGGGAAGGGGGTATGGGATTTCGTGATCCAGAGGCTTTTAACCAAGCTTTGCTCGCTAAACAAGCCTGGAGGATTCTGCAGACCCCTTCCTCCTTATGCGCCCAAGTTATTAAAGCACGTTACTTCCCAGAGGGGTCTATCATGTCAGCCACGTGTCCAAGTGGGGGCTCATTCACCTTCCGAAGCATACTATATGGCAGGGACCTATTGCGAGAAGGGCTTGTGTGGAGGATTGGTGATGGAACTGCTATCAATGTGCACCATGACAACTGGATCCCGAGGCAAGGAAGCCTAAGCCGCTGGGACAGATCTACCTTCAGGACGTCACAAAGGTGGCCGATCTGTTTGTTGCAGAAGGAGATTGACGGGACGAACAAAAGGTACAAGAGATGTTTACACCTGATGACGCATGTGATATAAAACAGATTGTGGTTGGAGGGCCGGGCACGACCGACTACCTAGCATGGAATTTTACCAAGAAAGGGCAGTTCTCGGTCATATCGGCATACCACCTGCGAATGAGCATCAATGGTGCTAAATCCGGACAACCAGGATCATCATCATCAATCCAGAAGCACCGTACATGGCTAGCATTGTGGGGCCCGAACGCTCCGAGCAAAGCGAAAATTCACACGTGGAGGTTAATGCGCAATGGGCTTGCTATGGGAGCTGAACTGCATCAGAGAAGGATCAAGGGTGGGGTGTTTTGTGCCGCGTGTGTCAGGGAGGAGACCATCTTCCATCGATTTTGGGGTTGCCCCACTCCAAACTTTTTTGGCGCCTGATGAAAGAAGAGATGGATGCCCCGGTTATCACACCGTCGGAGATGGAGGATTCCTTCACCGCTATTTCTGCATGGATGCAAGAGTGGATAGCTGAGGCAGGTGATGATGAAAGAGAGGCGATGATCCATGCACTCTATGGATTGTGGCTGGCGCGAAACGAGGCACGAGATGGGAAGAGAATCGCAGAGGCAAGGTCAGTGGCGGAGAGGGTGATCGCTCATATAAAGGAGTGGAAGGAGGTGCACCGCAGAACTCCCACACAAGGCGTCCAGAAGGTGGTTGAGGTGTGGAAGCCACCTGACACGGGATGGATAAAAGCCAATGCTGATGGAGCTACAACAAAGACAGGTTATAATGGGGGTGGAGGCGTGGTCCTACGGGACCACGATGGTCCATACAAAGGAGGGGCGACGACGTTTCTCCCAGGCATCTCTGATCCTCATCTACTAGAAGTGATGACCAATAGGCGGGCAGTTCGCTTGCAATCCAGCAAGATTTTCAGAAGATAAATCTCGAGTTGGATACCAAGGAGACGGTGGCAATGATCAATGCAGAAAGGAAGAATCTCTCTGGCGTCGGGCTGCTGGTGGAGGAAGTGAAGGCACTCCTTCGGACTACATAGTACAAAGTAAGTTGGGTGAGAAAAACCGCTAATGGTGCAGCACATAAACTGGCAAAAGAGGGGATTAGCATTGAGATGAATAACGGCTTAATGAGCCACCAGATTCGATCCTGCAGATTGTTGCAGATGAGATTTCGGGTTTTGTTTAATTTTGGTTTGCTGCGAGTTGTGCAGCCGAGACTAGTTTTACGACTTGTGAACTTGTGGATCTTTTTACTCTTTTAATAAATGCTTTACCCTAAAAAAAACCACATTTCGGCCAGCTCACCTAGCTAGTCACGTATTGACAGCACAAAAAGCATGCCGTTATTCTTCACGCGGATCACGCGATGTCGACGAGCCTGGTCATCGGTAGGTGCGAAGTGCAAATCTTCGGGCACCATCGACGGCGACGCCTCCAAAGTCCAAACCCCACGCACTCGGCATTGCCGCCGGCACCACGATATCACCGCTCCGCCGGTGTCATGAGGCCTCTGCTCTCCCGCCTATTCGCCCCCAGTTACATCGCCATGGCCGCCCCCTCCGCATCGCCGTCCCGACGGCTTGCCCACCTCACACGCCACCTCctcgcctcttcctcgtcctcctcttccGACGAGCTCTCCTCGGTgggcggccccgccgccgccgcctccggcccaGCCCGCGCGGCCGCATCCAAGGCCTTCGCCGCCGTGCTGGTCTGCATCTTCGAGGACACACGCGGGGACCCCCGCGTCCTCCTCACCAAACGCGCCTCCACCCTCTCGTCCCATTCAGGTAGCCAAGGCGGAACCTTCTTGGGATCCATGTCGCTCGATTCCGGCACTAGACTAAGTTAATTTCTTAACAAAAATATATTCCAGGGGAGGTGTCGTTGCCGGGAGGCAAGGTGGatcagggtgatgtggatgttaagGCCACGGCTCTGCGGGAGGCAGAGGAGGAGATTGGGCTGGACCCGGCGCTTGTATCTGTCGTGACAGTTCTTGAGCCCTTCTTGTCCAAGGTAAATAAATCTTGTGCTGGTATGATATGGAATTGTAATTCTAGGCCCTTACTGTTAGCTTTTACCTATGAATTCTAGAGTAAATCAAGTTCTGATGAGCAACGCAGATTTATCTGAATCTTTTGTTGTGTGGACATTTTAGTGTATGTTTGGTTTGAGCCCAAAGCTTGCCGTACCGAATATTTAGCTAGCCAAAATTTTGGTCGAGGTTTAGCTTGCCCATGAATTAGTCAAAAGTAGGCAAGGACAATGACTTAGTGTGAGCAAAGAGGCAGTGACATGCCAAAAAATTTGGCACCCATCCAAACAAAGATCAATTATTGATCATGATGAAAAAGTTGGTAGGGTAGATTTTGGCCACCATATTGCCATAGTAAATGGTTAGTTGGATGGATTTAGTATATCGTATAGAGCTTTAAAGACAGGATTGGTTGTTGAATTGAGTTAGTGGATATTGCAAGTCAAATTAGTGGAATGGATATTCATCTGAGAAATTTCTAAGCTAGGACTTTTACTGTTAACTGCTGTATTTAATACTTGGTCTAAATTGGTGAATGAGTCATTGACAGACTGCATGTGACGTTTATTATTTTATCTGTCACAGCATCTGTCATTTTGTACCGTATAGAAAGCAAAGCTTAATTTTCTGTCACAGCATGGGTGAATGCTCAATTTTGGTGTATTAAGGGACAGGACCTCAAGGTAGAGATTGACAGTAACCTGCTTGTTAATAAATTGATTTTCCCACCATTTTAGTACCTCTGGTGCATGTATTGCAAATCTGTTGTAGTGACATTGTTCATCCAAAGCACATGCTGCATAATCATTTCATGAGAAATTTAGAACTGTTTTAGCCGTTGGCCATCTCCAATTTTCTCATAATTATGTCCTTTCCTGTCCTAATAATGCTGGTTTCTCAAAAATAGATACTCATATTGATCAGTCAAATGCATGAGTATGCCTAGATCCATCCAAATTACTTTTAATCTTTCAAGCTTGGTACATATGACTTTTAACATGATACAACACCTATTCACTTTAGTCAAGCCAATTGATTACGTTCACTAGCTAGAGTAAATTGCCTGCTTTTTAGAACCTTGACTTCCCTTCGTAACTTTCAAGTAATCTACAGCTGTTAAGCTCGGCTCCACTTTTTGAATATTCGCAGAAGGAAAATTCCAATCAAAATCTCATGCATAATTTGAAGCAATGAGCACATGCTTTTGCGCTCATTCAATAGAACCGCAGAACAGCCAGGGCTCATGCTGTAGTCTTTGTTTTGCAGAATGGCCTTGATGTTACTCCTGTAATTGGCATTCTTTCAGATAGAGCTCTATTCAATCCTGTCTTGAATAAAGCTGAAGTGCAAGACATCTTTGATGCCCCTCTGGAGATGTTTCTGAAGGTGCAACCGTGATTTCTTTGTTTTCCCTTTGCCCAGCTTCTTATGTTGTCAAATACAGTAGGGTATTTGCATCGGTTAATTCTCACATCTATCAAAATCTCTAGGATGATAACCGGACAACAAGACAAAGGGACTGGATGGGGAAGACTATTCCGGTCCAGTTCTTTGACTACGAGTCAGAGGGCAAAAAATATGTCATTTGGGGCTTAACCGCACACATTCTGACCCGTGCTGCATCAGTCGTTCTACAGAGACAACCATCATTCGCTGAACTTCCAAATAGACCAGAAAATATTCGCACCAGCAAGCACTGATGGGCTGAAAACTCGGGCAGCAATATTGATATGTAATTGTAGCAATTTGTATACGAGTGCGGCGTTTCTActcccgagctcatctgcacccgccctgacgaaaaaaatcaaaacaaatactaaaaaaattcaaaaaattccatatttttttgtgtggtagataagtttatgcgtgaggtgcgctccaagtttcaactcatttgaacATCGGAGCAACTCTGAGCAATAAAGACaaattcagggtctgtaaaagTGTTTACTGTTCACACACTGTTTTGATTCGATttatcttttttgctgagagctgctcagatgtccaaataagtTGAAATTTTAAGCGAACCTCATGCATCAAATTGCCAATCACACAAAAAAttagatttttttaaatttttttagtatttattttgattttttttgaccGGGTGCATGAGTCTGGGCACCGAATTGGGTTTTCGTTTGTATACCCCATTTACTGGTACAAGAGGTTATCAGAAGTCTAAAACTAAATGTAATGTATATCTCTAGAGATGTAATTTGCATTGCATTTATAGCACAGGAAGTAGTATCCTGGAACATTTGGTGACATCATCTTTTGAGTTCAGAGTCAAGACAATGAACGCCCTGTGAAATGTGAAGCTCCTTCTGCTATGCCAAAGAATGTATTGTATGGCCATCCATTTTCAGCGTGAAACGAAGGCAATAAATGTGAAGCAACTTAGGGCATCTCCGA contains:
- the LOC119275103 gene encoding nudix hydrolase 11-like; its protein translation is MRPLLSRLFAPSYIAMAAPSASPSRRLAHLTRHLLASSSSSSSDELSSVGGPAAAASGPARAAASKAFAAVLVCIFEDTRGDPRVLLTKRASTLSSHSGEVSLPGGKVDQGDVDVKATALREAEEEIGLDPALVSVVTVLEPFLSKNGLDVTPVIGILSDRALFNPVLNKAEVQDIFDAPLEMFLKDDNRTTRQRDWMGKTIPVQFFDYESEGKKYVIWGLTAHILTRAASVVLQRQPSFAELPNRPENIRTSKH